The following are encoded in a window of Pectinophora gossypiella chromosome 8, ilPecGoss1.1, whole genome shotgun sequence genomic DNA:
- the LOC126369257 gene encoding phospholipase A1-like, with translation MKLLLCLLLCSVSVTKISGGAFRTLLYSDWITCDHNRTLDLDVSEVQVFFYDFQNNFNITYQIDSAVNGIFTNYNLDVTRKLIFFVPGYKSHISKKTEELIRQTFSDVKNTYLIIIDHSAYTNARGGKIQSYERSVFYSYYIGTALGKLLAGFRKKGYPSKNIHAVGHSLGSQMLGFAGTEYTKETSEKIWRITALDPAGPCFSNSLIDDQVRSGVAEYVEVYHCSSGGLGTESVLADTDFFINRGRKQPPCHQGLIPGFGESGADKCSHKKCVEYWAKTVHQPSWYLAWACDSYDLFSAGKCSANQMTIAGYSNPGNATGVFYVSTETYGLL, from the exons ATGAAGCTGCTActttgtttgttgttgtgtaGTGTATCGGTCACTAAAATATCTGGCGGTGCGTTCCGGACATTGCTTTATTCGGATTGGATTACAT GTGACCACAATCGCACTCTGGACCTCGACGTGAGCGAAGTCCAAGTATTCTTCTACGACTTCCAAAACAACTTCAACATCACCTACCAGATAGACTCGGCTGTCAATGGCATCTTCACAAATTACAACTTGGATGTCACAAGGAAACTCATCTTCTTCGTCCCAGGATACAAGTCCCACATTAGCAAGAAGACCGAAGAGCTCATAAGACAGACCTTCAGTGACGTAAAGAATACATACCTGATTATCATCGACCATTCAGCATACACCAACGCTAGAGGTGGAAAGATACAGAGTTACGAACGATCCGTATTTTACTCCTACTACATTGGTACAGCACTGGGGAAACTGCTTGCAGGATTCAGGAAGAAAGGATACCCTTCAAAGAACATTCACGCTGTTGGTCACAGTCTCGGCAGTCAGATGCTTGGATTTGCTGGAACAGAATACACCAAAGAAACCTCGGAAAAGATCTGGAGGATCACCGCTTTGGATCCAGCAGGACCTTGTTTCTCCAACAGTCTAATCGACGATCAGGTCAGATCTGGAGTTGCCGAGTACGTTGAAGTCTACCACTGCAGTTCAGGGGGTTTGGGAACCGAAAGCGTTCTAGCTGATACCGATTTCTTCATCAACAGAGGCAGGAAGCAACCTCCTTGCCACCAAGGCCTTATTCCTGGCTTTGGCGAGTCAGGCGCTGACAAATGCAGCCATAAGAAGTGCGTGGAGTATTGGGCTAAGACTGTTCATCAACCATCTTGGTATTTGGCCTGGGCTTGTGATTCCTACGACCTGTTTTCCGCTGGTAAATGCTCTGCAAACCAGATGACGATAGCTGGTTATTCGAATCCTGGGAATGCGACAGGAGTGTTTTATGTGTCGACAGAAACTTATGGACTTCTGTGA